One Scophthalmus maximus strain ysfricsl-2021 chromosome 7, ASM2237912v1, whole genome shotgun sequence genomic window, ttcaactgtttCTTCTTACTGACTGCTACTTTCTTCAGCTTGAACTCCTGCACATCCCACTCAAGATCCCAAAGCCAGGGGTCTTGTTTGTAtcttaagtaaaaaaatatgaaacatatgCTGTTCAGTGGAGGTTTTATATAGAGCAACTTAAAGCACATATCGCAAGGATTTATAGAACTACACATTATGCATCAGTCCATCACCCTTTTTTACCTTATTATACAATTATggacaacataaaaaaaaaaatggtgatgaTGAATTGATGCTCTTCTCACCGGtcatcctgcagcagctgacaggCATCGTCCGCGAGAGTCATCAGAGacttcttcatctccctctggAGCTCTTCGTAAATGTCCTGAGAATCTTCCAGGTACCGATCCCAGTTCTGATTGATGGGAAGGTAACTCACACCCATCTCCAGCATCCCCGCAAACGTCACTGGATGAGGACAccttatattaaaaaaaagacagacaaggtAAGATTATCATGCAGCATTGAGAGCAAATTAATCTTTGTGGGTTGATtaatttacacacacgcacacacacacacacacacacacacacacacacacacacacacacacacacacacacacacacacacacacacacacacacacgcattgtgtttgtgttgggatgTACTGACCTCTCCATGAAGAGGGGCAGCTGCTCTGTGAAGACTTGATGGGTGGCCTGAACATCCATGGCGCAGTACTGCATCAACTCCTGTAGAGGTCAGCATATGCAAAATTATTTTTGCCACGATGACGATGGCAAATAATGAACGCAAGTCTTTTTAGAGgacatttaaatatgaatgcCTGTGGCTTAATGATTACTGACAGACGATTTGCCGTGAACCTCTGACCTGAAAGTTGTTCCTGACATCCATCATGCTGCCCTTCACGAAGGTCTCCCTGGCCTCCTTCTGCAGTGGCGGCCCTCCCACATACAGCGCGTGGACATCAGCAAGGTTATTAATGCTGCTGATATTCACCCAGTCCCAGGAGCCGATCtgcacaccaacaaaaaaaaagccacattgAGTTTTGTTGATTTCCATTCTGCAAAGCTTATGTTGTAGGAAAACTAtggtgaaaaaaaggacaaaccatTGGACCCTCCCTTCTCTGTCCAGCTTTCTTAATGTGTTCCTTGACCTCCTGAAGACCCCTCCTCTTGCCCAGCCTATTGGCCATCCACAGAGTGCGCTGGAACCCAGTCAGTCCTGAGATGGCCATGTGAAGGCTCATGGTATCCATGAAGCGCATCTTTGAActcttgaggaaaaaaataactcagGTTATTTTCTATTGTATACAACTTCTTTGtcataaaaattacacactaaTTGGATTCATGTTTACTCGCGTGACTCATACGACAGGGGTtcaaaaaaatagagaaaaggaTGAAGAGACCCATCgccatcctctcctctgagtAGTTACCTGTAGTAAATATTGTTCCTTAATGAAAGATCGGTCAAAACTGACATTATGGCCCACGACAAGCCTGTTCTTCCACTGGCCTCTTGGAGGATAGGCAGAGTTCATGGGTGTCTCAAGTGGTATGAGGTCAGCGAGGGTCAACTGATCGGACCAGGAGTATCGCTCTTCAACGAGACGCTTACTGCACCAGGAATACCTGGCAAGTGAAATATTGAagaagacatatatatatatatctgttcatttacattcataccAAACGTTCAGgtataaaaacatgtattttcaaAACTTTCAAATTTTAGTGGCATTATTGGGACAATGAAAATGCATAATTTGCCCAACTTATCTTGCCTTCCAATAAATAGGTAAATGCCAGTAGGTGTATTTCTCCCCTTTACACAATCGTCACaattcttcttcctcctcaccagtTCGTGGGAGACACAGCGACAGCCAGCGTGGGACACCGTCCCTCCGTTACGCACACCTCCACATCAAACACCAGGGCAGACTCATCTGGGAAATCCACCTTGAGACTCTCCCCGTTGGGACCATAGCGCGTCCAGCCGACCTCCCACTTCCATTCCCGTGGCATGGGAGGGAGCTCGGCCTGCTGCAGCTCGATTGCCGCCTCCAGGTAGGGGAGACTCTGACTCTGGGCCAAGACGCGGAAGTGCTCGTCGACATTTCCGCCGTACATTTGGGGAAGTTTCAGCTCCACGTCGGGCAGCAGCGACGTCTCTTTCCCCCACAGCTGGTGTTTCTGCAAGTGCCTGATGCTGCGCTCCACGTCCTCCTCTACGTAGTCTGGTTGCAGCCCTCGGAAGATCTGCTCGTGGAGGTTCTTCGACAGCATCTGAATGTTGAGCGGGTTCAGGCGGGTCTCCGTGGCGGAGTCCTCGCCTTGATGGGAGCGAGGCCGGGTGGAGAACAGGGAGCGGGGACACGGCCATTGTCGACAGACGATGAGAGACCTCTGCAGAGGACAGCGCAACACACGCAGCATCGCCTCAGGAGGACTTCACACCACAGCTGGAAGACAGAGATGCAACATCAGCGTTGGGACACGATACTTCCCGGAAATACTCAGGTTATAACCCAAACTGAGATACTAAACTAGCTCGGGACTagatgcatatactgtatatttgtaatAGTGTTGAGGTTCTAGTTACCATGTTCTCATTAGATAATATACTAAGTGATTGTGTCAACTTATCTATTGGTGCTTTAGTTAAACCAATGCTTCTTCTTGACTTCATTACataagttttacattttgttcaaaCTGAGTTTCCACCCAGCTTTAACATTAACGCCGGACATGCTGGGAATAATTTGTTAGTTTAACAAAATGCAGTATGCggttgtgataaaaaaaaaaagtagtagtTACCTACATCAATGGCTAAATGAATGAACCACGATGCTACTAATGAATGTTTACCTCGATGTTTGCTAACACTGATGGGGACCATCGTGTTAACTCGAGAGCAACTGAACAAGATAAATGTTTGTTAGCTTGACGGTCGCCTGAATCAAAATAAAGACACCTCACCTCATATATTCATAAGTGAATCAACCGAAAacatatgttttaaaaatcaaatgaggTTATTAACTCCATAGCATGCGACCCCAACGGGCTTCTTCTTctgagagcaaaacaaaacgtGAGCGAGGCGCGAGCGCCTCCTAGCGGCACGGATGACTGCACTGCACGTTAGCAGAGCAAGCAGTCGGTTGGATTAATACCACGGGGGGCAGACTATCGCTCTATATTGCATTCACCTTTGGATAATTCGCAATATACATTGCTAAGAAGAACTCCCATTTGCACGACAAAAATTCCAAGCTGTATCTGTGGTTCGTGTTTATATACGACAGGGTCCTAGACCTGTGATATCTCGGCCGCGTGGCCTAATGGATAAGGCGTCTGACTTCGGATCAGAAGATTGCAGGTTCGAGTCCTGCCGCGGTCGCATCTTTTGAGGGTCCTCTTTATTTAACAACTAGCTTCCTGAATTCTTTCCTTCAGCTACGCGGCACTATCTGTTAACGATGAATATGAGGTTCATGACATCAGAGTGTCCAGGCCGTGACACCGCGAGGTGGTCTACTATTACTTCTCTGTGGAACTTCTCTATAGCTCATTAAGGACTTTtggttcattatttattatttgatctGCATTCATTTGGTTTCGtttttcacttcttttattgtgaaatcagTTCTGTCGCACTGTTACCGTAATGCCTAGTGAACAAACGTAACTCAAGAGGCTCGTTTGTTTGACTGCAGTGACACACGAGCGAGGCTCTGCAGAATGAATGAGGTAAGCATCGTGTCGTGGTCCGTCCCATTTGGCTGTTACACCTTTCCCCTCCAACAACCTCGCTCAGCTTTTATCCACCCACGCTCATGAAACAATCGCCTGCGTAGTGTTTGCCTGTGTGACtgagatttgttttctgtctctcctgtgtGGTGTTTTCGTCTTCGCTCCTTGTCAGACGATGGCGGATGACACGGAGGATGTTGAGCTGGACTTTGCTGCTGACGAGCAGGAGAGGGCGCGAGGAAGCACAGTCATGAGGTGCAATGCAGGAGATGGCTATTatcatatatgtgtgtgtgtgtgtgtgtgtgtgtgtgcatatatatatatatatacacatatatatatatatatagagagagagagagagagagcgagagagagagagatacacacatacatccatacatatatatatacatacatatatatatatatatatatatatatcagtatacAGGGTACACTCATTGGctttctgctgttgttttaaattttgctCTTGCTAAAATCTAAATACGCTTTGGTCAGTATTTCCAACTTGTTATAATTTGTTTCACTGAAATCACATGAAACTCACTTTAACCACTTAATTGGTTAGTTATGCTGCTTTATATTGTTTTCTGTCATGTAAAGTGTGATTGTTTTCTATTTGTTGCCGTTggtgtgttttgaaaaatgtgtccaACTGCTGATTCGCTGATActtttgatattgatatttgggcttctcatcatttttgttattttgatgcTTTTGACCGCAGACACCCCCTGGCCTCCTTCTTCCACCTGTTCTTCCGAGTGGTTGCCATCGTTGCCTATTTGCTCTGTGACTGGATCGGCAAGAACTTTGCTTCATGTTTTGTCCTGATCATCACGCTGCTTTCTTTTGACTTTTGGTCTGTCAAGGTGAGGGGTCAACCACCTGTACGTCAGCAACGAATCCCCTTTTAATTTCCTatgcctccctccctttttttgccctgttattttatatatacatatatatatgtatatatatataattttaatcCACCTCACTGGTTTGTATTGCTCAGAATGTGACTGGCAGACTGTTGGTGGGGCTGCGCTGGTGGAATCAGATCGACGAGGATGGAAGGAGCCTCTGGGTGTTTGAAGCCAAAAAGGTGAGACACAGTTATTGGAGGGAGCATATTGGGGTTATTAAACATGGGGTAAtggcattgtgtttgtgtgtgtgtgcgtgcagaccTCCCGGGGCAATAACACTGGgacggaggcggaggagaggataTTTTGGCTGGGTTTAATCGTCTGTCCTCTCATTTggacattcttcttcttcaactcCCTGTTCCTCCTGAAGATTAAATGGCTGGTGAGACACATGTTGCTTGTGTGCATGCTCTGCAGACCTACATCACATAACATGTCTGTCCATTTTCTCTCCCCCACAGTCTCTCGTCGTAGCTAGTATTTCCCTCCAAGTGGCAAACCTCTATGGTTATCTACGTTGCAAGGCAGTGGGACAAGATGGCCAGCCTCCAGACTCCCGCTCTTTCACGGGACAGCACCTCCTGCAGCGTGTGAGTGAAGGACTGTCCTGTTAACGTGTCAATGTTCTGTGAAACACGATGAGCTCACAAATAATTTGTCCCTTTTCCAGCCAGACATCATCTTTGGAATACTATGAAGACTACTTCCTctactagtgtgtgtgtgtgtgtgtgtgtgtgtgtgtgtgtgtgtgtgtgtgtatacatacagCTGCCTCATGTCCAGAGTTTCTACAAACTTCATCTACTTGAATGGCTGTGCGCCTTTGTTTATGCTGCTGAATATTGACATGTCGCCCATGAATGAGTCTTGCTATCATGtcaataaaagataaaagtgcatttaaaaattttaaaaattcccACCTCAGTGAATTATTGTTAGTTTATTAATGCTGTTTTAAACAGCTCATACAAGCTTTATATCTTGAGTGTGACGTACACGGTCTTTGTCTTGGTTTCAGTAAAAAGTCTGTGTGGCACGCGACCACTGAGGCCTGAAGGTGACCAACCCTTTCACGACCCTACTTGTCATTCATCATGTCCAAAGTTACAACAACATGCGGATGTGGTTTGCAATCTGGTAAAATAAGACTTGCAGTCGGTCTTCAAGCTTTTTCATTATTTCGACTGAAGTCTATATGATTCTATCATTAAATCACCAAGCGCTTAAAGTTTCTGCAAGCTCAACTCTAATTAAACGTTTGTAAGCCTTTAACCTAGCCTTTCACCGTGGCTGAACGACATGACATCTTGCCAACCGCATAGGTTTCCAATGGTCCCAGTTAAAAGTGCACACAAGACAGATTCATTCTGACTGTACACTGACTTGTGGGGAGACTGCTTGGGATGACTCTTGGCTGTGGCCCCCTGATCTCAACACTTGCCACAAACGCCTCAGACCtcaaaaatctttaaaaaaatattatcttaTTTGTCAAGAACGCTCACAACTCCTCTGTGAATCCCTGCAAACAGAGGAAAAGTCATTCTCATGTGCACTTCACAGCTACATTTTGCAAACCGGTATGCTGTGTATAAGAAAATGGTAACCTCCATTTATAAGATGAAATGCTATGGTCC contains:
- the LOC118315908 gene encoding Golgi apparatus membrane protein TVP23 homolog A-like, whose protein sequence is MNETMADDTEDVELDFAADEQERARGSTVMRHPLASFFHLFFRVVAIVAYLLCDWIGKNFASCFVLIITLLSFDFWSVKNVTGRLLVGLRWWNQIDEDGRSLWVFEAKKTSRGNNTGTEAEERIFWLGLIVCPLIWTFFFFNSLFLLKIKWLSLVVASISLQVANLYGYLRCKAVGQDGQPPDSRSFTGQHLLQRPDIIFGIL